The Methanofervidicoccus sp. A16 genome has a segment encoding these proteins:
- a CDS encoding nucleotidyltransferase family protein yields MKDKVLKNFLKDREEIIKYSSKRDERSIEKFKKMLMELKEEKKVNIVADYTEYNPLHLGHKYCLSRGKEKGLFISVLPGPLERSGRGVPYLVDRYIRAEMAIRAGADIVIEGPPMGIMGSGQYMECIVKMFHTIGVDIIPRGYIRDSNMEKIIDLINRGYHISVKPYRVSCIETGEYICEKLEIDNYVIASLSYTIYKLNKKYNLNFNPKFLFVERLEGINGSKIRECVYKGRFEEIRGMIPETTLEVLEEYSKGDIESIILKRFEDRILETVNEYSLEKYIPKNIGEVLEKNRPYKSIEEIKETIPQGFSKHFKERIISRLECRIEKDIISEYIKNYPPKIKILSINEDILS; encoded by the coding sequence ATGAAAGATAAGGTACTTAAAAATTTTTTAAAAGATAGGGAAGAGATAATAAAATACTCTTCAAAGAGAGATGAAAGGAGTATAGAGAAATTTAAAAAAATGTTAATGGAATTAAAGGAAGAAAAGAAGGTGAATATTGTAGCAGACTACACAGAGTACAATCCTCTCCATTTGGGGCATAAGTACTGCCTAAGTAGAGGTAAAGAGAAGGGGCTCTTTATAAGTGTACTTCCTGGACCTCTTGAGAGGAGTGGTAGAGGGGTGCCCTATCTAGTAGATAGATACATAAGGGCGGAAATGGCTATAAGGGCAGGGGCAGATATTGTTATCGAAGGACCTCCTATGGGTATTATGGGCTCTGGGCAGTATATGGAGTGTATCGTCAAAATGTTCCACACTATAGGGGTGGATATCATACCTAGAGGGTATATAAGAGACAGTAATATGGAGAAAATAATAGATCTCATAAATAGAGGATATCACATCAGTGTAAAACCCTATAGAGTATCCTGTATCGAAACTGGAGAGTACATCTGTGAGAAACTTGAGATAGACAACTATGTAATAGCATCTTTATCATATACAATCTATAAACTTAACAAGAAGTATAACTTGAACTTCAATCCAAAGTTCTTATTTGTAGAGAGATTAGAGGGTATAAATGGTAGCAAAATCAGGGAGTGTGTATATAAAGGTAGATTCGAGGAGATAAGGGGAATGATTCCTGAAACTACCTTGGAGGTTCTAGAGGAATATTCGAAGGGAGATATAGAAAGTATTATCCTAAAGAGATTTGAGGATAGAATATTGGAAACTGTCAACGAATACTCCCTTGAAAAGTATATTCCAAAGAATATAGGTGAAGTGTTGGAGAAAAATAGGCCCTATAAAAGTATTGAAGAGATTAAAGAAACTATACCTCAAGGTTTTTCTAAACATTTTAAGGAAAGGATTATATCAAGACTGGAGTGTAGAATAGAGAAGGATATTATCTCCGAATATATTAAAAACTATCCTCCTAAGATAAAGATCTTATCTATAAATGAAGATATATTATCCTAA
- the thsA gene encoding thermosome subunit alpha, whose protein sequence is MAATQPIVILPENVKRFVGREAQRMNILAGRVIAETVRTTLGPKGMDKMLVDDLGDIVVTNDGVTILKEMSVEHPAAKMLIEVAKTQEKEVGDGTTTAVVIAGELLRKAEELLDQNVHPTIIIKGYQLALEKAQEILKEIAIDVNPEDKDMLKKIAMTSLTGKGAEKAREKLGEIVVEAVTTVVDENGKVDKDLIKIEKKEGASVDETELIKGVVIDKERVNPQMPKKVENAKIALLNCPIEVKETETDAKINITDPAKMIEFIEQEEKMIKDMVDQIKASGANVVFCQKGIDDLAQHYLAKAGILAVRRVKKSDMEKLAKATGANIITNIKDLTAEDLGEAGVVSEEKIAGDAMIFVRECKDPKAVTILVRGTTEHIVDEVARAIEDAIGVVACTIEDGKIVAGGGATEVELAMRLRDYADTVSGREQLAVRGFADALEVIPRTLAENAGLDAIEMMVNLRAKHANEGNAAYGLNVFTGEIENMVENGVVEPLRVKTQAIQSAAEAAEMLLRIDDIIAAEKLDSKDKKGGSEDFGGDDLGGM, encoded by the coding sequence GTGGCAGCAACCCAACCAATAGTAATACTACCTGAGAATGTAAAAAGATTTGTAGGAAGAGAAGCACAGAGAATGAACATATTAGCAGGGAGAGTTATAGCAGAAACTGTAAGAACTACCTTAGGTCCAAAGGGAATGGACAAAATGTTAGTTGATGATTTAGGAGACATAGTTGTTACAAACGATGGTGTAACAATATTGAAAGAGATGAGTGTAGAGCACCCTGCTGCAAAGATGTTAATTGAAGTTGCTAAGACCCAGGAGAAGGAAGTTGGAGACGGTACAACAACAGCAGTTGTTATAGCAGGTGAGTTGTTAAGAAAGGCTGAGGAGTTGTTAGATCAGAACGTACACCCAACAATAATCATAAAAGGATACCAATTAGCACTTGAGAAGGCTCAGGAGATATTGAAGGAAATAGCAATAGATGTTAACCCAGAAGATAAGGACATGTTGAAGAAAATAGCAATGACCTCCCTAACTGGAAAAGGTGCTGAGAAGGCTAGAGAGAAGTTAGGAGAGATAGTAGTTGAGGCTGTTACAACCGTTGTAGATGAAAACGGTAAGGTAGATAAGGATCTAATAAAGATCGAGAAGAAGGAAGGTGCTTCAGTAGACGAGACAGAGTTAATTAAGGGTGTAGTAATAGACAAGGAGAGAGTAAACCCACAGATGCCTAAGAAAGTTGAAAATGCTAAGATAGCACTACTCAACTGTCCAATAGAGGTAAAAGAAACTGAGACAGATGCTAAGATAAACATAACAGATCCTGCAAAGATGATCGAGTTCATAGAGCAAGAAGAGAAGATGATAAAGGACATGGTAGACCAGATAAAGGCATCTGGTGCAAACGTAGTATTCTGTCAGAAGGGTATAGACGACCTTGCTCAGCACTACTTGGCTAAGGCTGGAATACTCGCTGTAAGAAGAGTCAAGAAGTCTGACATGGAGAAACTTGCTAAGGCTACAGGTGCAAACATAATAACAAACATAAAGGACCTTACAGCAGAGGACCTTGGAGAGGCTGGAGTTGTATCTGAGGAGAAGATTGCTGGAGACGCAATGATATTCGTAAGAGAGTGTAAGGATCCAAAGGCTGTAACAATCTTGGTAAGAGGTACAACAGAGCACATTGTAGATGAGGTAGCAAGGGCAATTGAGGATGCAATTGGAGTAGTTGCCTGTACAATAGAGGACGGTAAGATAGTTGCTGGTGGTGGGGCAACAGAGGTAGAGTTGGCAATGAGATTGAGAGACTACGCCGATACAGTAAGTGGTAGAGAGCAGTTGGCAGTAAGAGGATTTGCTGACGCACTAGAGGTAATACCAAGAACACTGGCTGAAAACGCTGGTCTAGACGCAATAGAGATGATGGTAAACCTCAGAGCTAAACATGCAAATGAGGGTAATGCAGCATATGGGTTGAACGTCTTCACAGGAGAAATAGAGAACATGGTAGAGAATGGAGTTGTTGAACCATTAAGAGTCAAAACACAGGCTATCCAGTCAGCAGCAGAGGCTGCTGAGATGTTGTTGAGAATAGACGATATAATAGCTGCTGAGAAATTAGACAGTAAGGACAAGAAAGGAGGCTCTGAGGACTTTGGAGGAGATGACTTGGGAGGTATGTAA